A stretch of the Amycolatopsis sp. BJA-103 genome encodes the following:
- a CDS encoding response regulator yields MSARPRCVVAEDQYLLRDGLTHLLTAHGFDVVEAVGTGPELERALRAHRPDVSVVDVRMPPTLTDEGLQVSLAVRRDIPGLPILVLSQHVEQLYARELLADGAGAIGYLLKDRVFNADQFIDAVRRVAGGGTAMDPEVIAKLVAGNASDPLAALTPREREVLGLMAEGCSNAAIAGRLHFSEGAVGKHTANIFAKLGIVASDDTNRRVLAVLAYLGS; encoded by the coding sequence GTGTCAGCTCGACCCCGATGCGTCGTCGCCGAGGACCAGTACCTCCTCCGGGACGGATTGACGCATTTGCTGACGGCACACGGTTTCGACGTCGTCGAGGCGGTCGGGACCGGGCCGGAACTGGAGCGGGCGCTGCGGGCGCACCGTCCGGACGTCTCGGTCGTGGACGTCCGGATGCCGCCGACGCTCACCGACGAGGGCTTGCAGGTCTCGTTGGCGGTGCGACGCGACATCCCCGGATTGCCGATTCTCGTGCTGTCACAACACGTCGAGCAGCTCTACGCGCGGGAACTGCTGGCCGACGGCGCCGGCGCGATCGGCTATCTGCTGAAGGACCGGGTCTTCAACGCCGACCAGTTCATCGACGCGGTGCGGCGGGTGGCGGGCGGCGGGACCGCGATGGATCCCGAGGTGATCGCGAAACTGGTGGCGGGCAACGCCTCCGACCCGCTGGCGGCCCTGACCCCGCGCGAACGCGAAGTGCTCGGATTGATGGCCGAGGGCTGTTCCAACGCCGCCATCGCCGGGCGGCTGCACTTCAGCGAGGGGGCGGTGGGGAAGCACACCGCGAACATCTTCGCGAAGCTCGGCATCGTCGCTTCGGACGACACGAACCGCCGGGTGCTCGCGGTCCTGGCGTACCTGGGTTCCTGA